Part of the Nicotiana sylvestris chromosome 5, ASM39365v2, whole genome shotgun sequence genome is shown below.
gcctgcaggtattgacaatcagtttgacgagccctcatagtagacgaggtttgcattcagcgaaggatcggtaagactccacctcattcggagtgcagccgagtctgtgagtcatcgtgtcagagtttttctTGCAGACTTATgagtaggccggtaccctgtctcATTTGATGTCAaacaatcttagaggctttgtagatagaggttcaGTTTGTACAGTATGTTAGAGACCTTGACggctcatatgtattcatgttttaagaaaaatagttcagTGAACTTCAACAAAAGTAGAAGATTGGAGAGAAGTGCTCCAATACAATAAAAGTAGTATACAACTTTGAATTACGAGAGATTGCTGGAAAACTATTTCAGAGTTGTAGTAGaaaatttaaatttttaggaTTTGTTATTTGctagtttatttaattcatagCTAAATAGGATTTGTAGTAAGAATTAATATAGGAATAGGCTTTCATATTTTTAGTTGAAATAAGTTTCGTACTATTATAAATTAGGGTATTAGTAGCTTATTTTATGTGTGGGAAATTGTGAAAAGTATTATGAGAAGAATACAGAGCTTTCAATGATTTAATACAATAATTTTCCTTTATTGAACTTTTTATTCATTTTCTCATACTAAAAAAATCATCGAGCATTTGCTTTGTGAATATGCTATATATTTCAAAATTCTAATATCCCTAACATCATGAATCAAGAGTCGAATTTATACAACTTGGAGGCAACTCCGTGCCGGTGGCAGTCCCGTTGGCATTATCACATGACGAGATAGCGGGTCCACCCGCGCCATTGTATACCAAATTGATTTCTGTAAGGTTGATTCCCTGGCAAGGAAATGAAGCACTGCAATTCAAAGTAACAGCTGCCACTGAACTCGAAGTTCCTCTTATGTTATTGAATGTCACGTCCTTGATTTGCACTGAGCTCGCCTACAAAACAAAGGAAAGTGTTGCCATCATGTGATATAAAGAATATCCAACTGAACATTTTCGTTTTTGATGTGACGTAAGATATTttgtagaaaaatatttttcatgagatagtctttttttttctttttgtgtgtttGGAATACTAAAATTATGTTTTTGATCCAAGAAAACATTTTTCATCAAAAGGGAAAAAAGGAGTTCCGTCACTTATGGCGGAAGTCATTCTTTTTATAACTATTTTAAACTTTAAGTTATAGTATTTGCTCTAATTGATACTTAGATATTATTATTAAGCTTTTGTACTCAAGAATTTCatcaaaatattttttgatttgctaatatattcttaattttaatatatataaatttattgGATAATGCTGTGTGCTTAACAACCAAAGACATGTAAATATTATTCCGCAAAATAATTTCTGTCAAAGCAAAGATGGTCTCTCCTTTTTTAGAAacaaaactcttctctttttcttatcCTGTTCTGTTTCCTTCtccttttactttttgtttaagTTTATTTGTGACAAATTAATGAGAAACTATCAATATTATGGAACACACTTGTAAACAATTTATAGTAAGAACTAAGAAATAAAATATTAAGAAAAAGAccttagagaaagaaaagaaagctagTGACATTTTAGGTTTACTTTCCCAGATTTGACATCATCATTTTTTCTACTTTTCattagattttttattttatgggTTTTCCATTCAAGTTCACATAGGCAAAATACTTAAATCACTCTTAAACTTGACTCAGATTATTAGTAACCTCCCCGAACTATGTCTGATCTTAATTACATCCCTTAACTTGGCCTTTTGAGAGCCATTACCCCCTAGATGTTGATGTGGCAAAAAGTGTGAATGCACTCACCTGCCACGTGAATTTTTCTGTCTATGtggcattttttttgaaaaaataaaatatttttttttcacctttttaagaatattactttttagataaaaaaattttaaatacaatttatataaaacttggatagaactacgttatttaggctaaatattttttatttggccaaaataataaaattttagttaatCTTTTCTTGAATTTGACctaaaaataaagatttatacaattgaaataaatagtcaaggcatctaaaaagttataaaaaatacatagtttgaaattaattattttgactataattttttatatagctctaaattacggtgctctatttttttttatacaaattttacctaaaaaaaataaaaatacacaattgaaataaatagtcattgcgtcaaaagaagaaataaaaagagtgtgCAATTGCAAGAAATTACAAGTGCAATTGTAcgctctttttatttcttcttttgatgcaatgactatttatttcaactatgtattttttataacttttaAGATGCATTGACTATTTacttcaattgtataaatctttattttcgggtcaaattcaaaaaaagattaactaaaactttattattttggccaaataaaaatatttagcctaaataatgtagttctatccaagttttgTTATAAATtgtatttaaaaaaatttatctaaaaaagtaatattcttaaaaaggtaaaaaaaaaatattttatttttcaaaacaatgCCACATAGACAGAAAAATCCACGTGGCATGTGAGTGCACCCACACTTTTTGCCACATCAGCGTCTAGGGGGATAATGTCTCTCAAAATGCCGAGTTGAGGGGGGTAATTAAGACCGTGCATAGTTCGGAGAGGATACTAATAATCTGAGCCAAGTTTAGGAGTGATTTAAGGTATTTTGTCAGTTCACATATATTAATCTACATGAGTTTAAATGAGTTTTcaatatttaatttgaaatgctCTCACAAATTCGTTAATTTTTATATAGGATCTAAAATTATATATACTATTTGAGAATAATCATGAGAATTGGTAAAATCATATAAATATGGCAGATTAGTATATGCATTATTTGTACAAAGAAATAATaacataattatttaattatattttaattttttaaaaccaCGCGAAGCGGGGACAATTACACTAGTGTTAAATATAAAGATGGAGAAAAGGACAATGCAAGTACCTCACTGCTGCAAGGAGGCGATGGACAATAATGTTGATCGATAATGATAGGATTTCTAACATTATCCATGAAAATATCCTCAAAATTTATATTTGTGGCACTACCAGACTCCGATGGTGCCCAAGTCTTAATCCTGGCGCCATTTTGAGTAGCAATGAGAGTGCAATTTTTGACATGTATGTCTGTGACGACTTCATTTTGTGTCTTCCCTAAGCTTCCGATGCTTATTCCATGGCCAGGGCCACAAGTGATCCCTGAAATGTTGATGCTTTGGCTGCCGTTGATCATAGATATACAATCGTCTCCAGTGCCAATGTTTGAATCCGAAACTTGGATGTTGGTGGAGACGCCCATGTGAATGCCATCGGTGTTAGGGCTGTCGCCCGGTGCGGTTAGGTTAACATGACTAAATGTCACGTTATTGCACCTAAAGAGGTCGAAATGGAAACTCTTGCTATTGATTGAGTTTATGTCGTGCACCGTCGCATTTTCGATAAAATCTAATTTGAGTGTCTGGTTCAAGTTTAAAAAAATAAGGCATAGAAAGACAATATTAAATTTTTAATAACTTCACATTATAATCACAAAAAGAAATATTTTGTAACCACGTAAATGGTGAAAGAAATTTTGAAATGTCACTATTTTTTAAATCGCTATACTTCTATGATTGAGTAATGCCGTAAATGCACTTTTACGGCAAAACTGGATTTAGTCAAATTATCGATATGCCAAATATACAAATAAGTTTATTCAGAATAAAAATATATCAGAATAAATTAGACAAAAATGACAAATAACATAAAATTTATGCAAAATTAAACTTACAATAGGAAGGGTTGGGCAATTAGAATTCTTGGAAGTATCAAAATAAGGCCAAGCTGAAGCCCCTTGTCCATCTAAAGTTCCGCCTCCTTCAATCTCTAAGCCATTCACATACTGAATGGAAATCCAAGTCGTATTGCAGAATAGAGAAGGATCTGTTGGAGCTTTAACAACTCCTTGGATTTGGAAGGTCATGGATCCACTACATGGTCCGATAAAATTTGCAGCATATACCATGTATTCCCCTGAAGGTATCAAGAATTTGGCTGTTCCATTCCATTGGCATGCATCCTTCCAAGTACTCAAGAATGCCTTCCAAAATAAATCAATAATTAAAAAATAGAGACTTAAATAGATGATTTAGACACTGAATTTTCATTTAGAAATCCGGTAATTAACGACCACAAAAACCGATCAACATTGGTTGGTTTTGGCAAATTACCGATCAAAACACGTCCAAACACGCTTGGTCgcaaaggtaaaaggaccaaggttggtcaaaaaaaaaaacaaccaaagttggtcggtattttaattatgtaatcaaaagatttacCATCTGGGAATCGAACCAAGGTGTGTACTCTGGCAGGATACTATTCTATCACTAAACCATTGGTGCATTTTGTTATAAGattgtcttattttttatttatactctttaattgtattttcgcaTGAAAATAAcctaccaaagttggtcggttttatttaaaaataaaattaccgaccaaagttgttCGGTTTTTTAAAATGACTGGCCGaatttaccgaccaaagttggttggtttttttaatattaatttttatttattttaattgcaaatacccatcaaagttggtcggtttcttgaaaaataaattttgcagGACTCAAAAATCGTTTCCTTCATTTTTGCGCCAAAGAAAACCGACCAAAATTGGTTGGTTtcgtaaaaaaagaaaaattaaaaattaaaatattttgaaaaaccgatcaactttgatcggtttttaacTGGTTTTTTGACCGACGAAAATTGATCGATTTTTCTTGACCGATTTTTgtcgaatttctagtagtgtataCAATGACCATTATATGTAGCCATGTTGCCAAAAAGGGCAACACTAGACATGTAATAATGACTTTTGAATAACGATataatctttttcttttcttatttttgggATAGTTATACCGACTTTCTTTTTTTATCCCTCCCAAAATCTTTTCACTTTGCTCCATTTATGACCCATACCCATAATCTGATGGTTAGAAGTGGAGGGTGCTTACCATTTAAGTAACCTTCTCTTCTCTTATACCTCATGTTTCAGCATGTAACACATACATTCCTTATGATTTTAGATATGAAGTAAAACTCCTTTCTATAAAGTTTTGTGCAACAAAACACAATATATACTTAACTCTTCAAGTGGAAAGTTCACCTTTTAATTAAGCTTTAACTCTATTGTTTTCGTGTAATAAAACTCTAACCGCACATTCTATTAAAATAATGATCTAATCGTACTATTTGCGTACTTGCAAACATAAAAAATTCATATGAAACATAAGCTAACATTACACATAAGGAAAAACTTGTCTATTTGGGAATTATAATATTTTTTATGCCAAATATGAAAGGAAGTGTGGTAAGATATAGTTTTACTCGTGTGACGATATGACTTTGTTAATATTCTCATCCGTCTAGAATTTGTGCAAGAATTAATACGATAGACACATTTAAAGTTAAAATGGCTGGTTCTCACCTTACTATTATCTGTCTTTCCATCTGCTATAGCACCATAGGATTGGACATTGAAGAGATTCTCCTCTGCACTACTGCACCCAAGAATAAGGTATAATACAAAGGCTATTCCGAAACTAGAAATGAACGCCATTTATTTATTTGGTTTCTTTTTACTTTCTTCATCACTTGTCTTTATATACAACTCCAATTTCCTCATACTTTCAAATGATTATTCATTCATTAATTTTTTACCTTAGTAGTCTTGCATTTAGAAGAAtatcataaaaaaaaaatttgtttctATTACACTAAGAGATTTCTTTAGATGTAATGGATTAATAAGCAAGGAAAGTGAATCGATATCTTGAATGAATATCCTGGTAAGTTTATTAAACCGCCAGCTAGACTTATGAGATCCATTTAGGTTATTCCTTTACAAGAGGATATTCTAGTAACCGAAAAAGATTATAGTTAAAGTCAAGTGAGACGTGAAAGCTTTACATTATTTTTAAATCAACTCAGAATGAATATCTTGAATAATGCCAAGATTCATCCGAAGCAAATTATCACATCAATAATGCTGGAGAGATTTCCCTtacaaaatatattttcttttaatcgAAAATGTGgaaagtgtaacgacccgaccggtcggtTTGAATAAGTACAACCTCGTCTCTCCATATACTGCTAAATTCATGCTTCACGGTTCTTATGTAACTTGCCGGGGgaattggttcgggttcggaaaggtttttaaaaagaattgagacacttagtctccaagAAGAGAGATTAAGTTGAATTAAATTGACCGGAAGGTGAAATATGAGTAAACGAATCCGGAatggattttttttattattccaatagttttgtatggtgattttggatttaggagcgCGCCTGGAAAATTATTTGGAAGTCCATAAGACAATTCAGCGCATTTTGGCAAAGTAAGAAAGTTGACGTGatcaaattatattattttatatgtagAAGAGGTCTATTACCGTGATGGATATCAATTAGATGTGATAGCAAGTGTACGAGGCGTACTATAAGATatatggggtctaaggaaagtcctaagtctaagccaagttggaaaatttcataatacactaaagttgcaaatgagtacgcacaagacctcactttagacgatcatatctacatatatataaagAACTATGGGATGGACAACCTGTCAAATGAATGATAttcaagtctagtttctaacgcttcaaaccgttcgtcatttggacacttCTACAAGAAATTATGATCAAATTACCGAAGGCTGGCAGAAACTTGCACTACCGCGGGGTCCCATGCGGCGCCCCGTGCGGCGCGCCTGTGGGGAAATTTAGAGAGCATTAGAAAACATTTTCTGAGCACATTTTTCACAGCCGCGGTGCCCCTTGCGGCGCCTCACGCGGTGCGGCTGTACAAAAACGGGTTTTTCTGACCCGACCCCTATTTTATTTAACTCGTTTAGGGTTCATATTTTTGGGTATTTTCTAGTGTTTTAGAGTGAGGAGAGAGAGTTTCTAGAGAGAGGAAGAAGCATAAGTGTTTTGGTTCATCAAAATTTTGTCCAAACCTTGAAATCCCTCAAGTTCTTCATCAAAGAGGTAAGAATTTCTTTTTCTCCAATTCTTCAATTTCGAAATCTaactagaaatgggtaattagtaagATGATTCAAGGATGTttgagtattagttatacatgctTGTAACAATAAGGTTATGGGAAGATTGTTGAGTTCAATTAGGTAAAGATTGGATTAAAAATGGTAGAAATCTTCAAaactttaattgaggatttgaaaggcaatccgatgtcggaattcgataatttttgtatgggtgaactcgtatcgaAACGAGTATTCGGATTTCGTAAGTTTTTTTGGGATTCATGATGTGGGTCCCGCTattgaattttaaaataaatttcggATTTTATCCGGAATATTagtaatttcatatggaattaattcgtacgatttatattgagtatattgaattattatgactagatttgaagattcagacgaattcgcgaggcaaagacttgttggaattttgaattggttgcaaagcgaggtaagtatttggtctatccttagcttgagggattaggagttgtgtcctatttgttatatgttatttgttgagtacgacgtataggcatgatgacgagttctatacgttggtatcaagcatgctcgtgagtcttatgttataaattgttatgactccgttgtattttattgtgcctcacatgttattatcatcattgttcttttgccgggatgtttgtttgatattattgttcccttgccggaatattgttgagatatcattgttcccttgctgggatgtttgttttgatattaatgttcccttgccgggatgtttgtttattgttcttgttcccttgccgggatgtttgtttgatattattgttccttgccgg
Proteins encoded:
- the LOC104218961 gene encoding exopolygalacturonase-like yields the protein MAFISSFGIAFVLYLILGCSSAEENLFNVQSYGAIADGKTDNSKAFLSTWKDACQWNGTAKFLIPSGEYMVYAANFIGPCSGSMTFQIQGVVKAPTDPSLFCNTTWISIQYVNGLEIEGGGTLDGQGASAWPYFDTSKNSNCPTLPITLKLDFIENATVHDINSINSKSFHFDLFRCNNVTFSHVNLTAPGDSPNTDGIHMGVSTNIQVSDSNIGTGDDCISMINGSQSINISGITCGPGHGISIGSLGKTQNEVVTDIHVKNCTLIATQNGARIKTWAPSESGSATNINFEDIFMDNVRNPIIIDQHYCPSPPCSSEASSVQIKDVTFNNIRGTSSSVAAVTLNCSASFPCQGINLTEINLVYNGAGGPAISSCDNANGTATGTELPPSCINSTLDS